Proteins encoded by one window of Halomonas sp. SH5A2:
- the atpG gene encoding F0F1 ATP synthase subunit gamma, protein MAAAKEIRTQIGSIKNTQKITSAMEMVAASKMRKAQERMKASQPYAKQIRNVVSHLADANPEYKHDYMVERNEVKRVGYIVVSTDRGLCGGLNHNLFKAVVKDAKAWHQEGAGLDFCALGAKASGFFRNYGGNLVAAKSGLGEAPSVEGLIGSIKVMLEAYDEGNIDRLYVVHNEFINTMTQKPVVRQLLPLSTDIGEDAEQDDENARPGSWDYLYEPDAKALLDSLMIRFIESQVYQAVVENVACEQAARMIAMKSATDNAGNLIDDLEMVYNKARQAAITQEISEIVGGAAAV, encoded by the coding sequence ATGGCAGCTGCAAAAGAGATACGCACCCAGATCGGGAGCATTAAGAATACGCAGAAGATCACCAGTGCCATGGAAATGGTTGCTGCGTCGAAAATGCGTAAAGCGCAAGAGCGGATGAAGGCCAGCCAGCCTTACGCCAAGCAGATTCGCAACGTGGTCAGCCACCTTGCCGACGCTAATCCCGAGTACAAGCACGACTATATGGTCGAGCGTAATGAGGTGAAGCGCGTTGGCTATATCGTGGTCTCCACCGATCGCGGTTTGTGCGGTGGTCTGAACCATAACCTGTTCAAGGCGGTGGTGAAGGATGCCAAGGCCTGGCATCAGGAAGGCGCCGGACTGGACTTCTGCGCTCTTGGTGCTAAGGCCAGTGGCTTTTTCCGCAATTATGGGGGCAACCTGGTTGCCGCCAAAAGCGGGTTAGGCGAAGCACCGTCGGTTGAAGGTCTGATTGGCAGTATCAAGGTCATGCTCGAAGCGTACGATGAAGGCAATATCGACCGCTTGTACGTGGTGCATAACGAGTTTATCAACACCATGACGCAAAAGCCGGTAGTACGTCAGCTTCTTCCGCTGTCGACGGATATTGGTGAAGACGCAGAGCAAGACGACGAAAACGCCCGTCCCGGAAGCTGGGACTACCTGTATGAGCCGGATGCCAAGGCGTTGTTGGATAGCCTGATGATTCGTTTCATTGAGTCGCAGGTGTATCAGGCGGTCGTGGAAAACGTGGCGTGCGAACAAGCCGCCCGGATGATCGCCATGAAGAGTGCTACCGATAACGCGGGCAATCTGATTGACGATCTGGAAATGGTTTATAACAAGGCCCGTCAGGCCGCCATTACCCAGGAAATTTCCGAGATCGTCGGCGGCGCTGCCGCCGTATAA
- the atpA gene encoding F0F1 ATP synthase subunit alpha: MQQLNPSEISDIIKQRIEKLDVASEARNQGTIVSVSDGIVKVHGLADAMFGEMIEFPNSVFGMVLNLERDSVGAVVLGDYLLLEEGMTAKCTGRILEVPVGPELIGRVVDALGNPIDGKGDIDAKLTDAVEKVAPGVITRQSVDEPIQTGLKSIDSMVPIGRGQRELIIGDRQIGKSAIAIDAIINQKGKGVTCVYVAIGQKQSTIANVVRKLEEHGAMEHTIIVAAGAADPAPMQFLAAYSGCTMGEYFRDRGEDALIVYDDLSKQAVAYRQVSLLLRRPPGREAYPGDVFYLHSRLLERAARVNVDYVEKFTNGEVKGKTGSLTALPIIETQGGDVSAFVPTNVISITDGQIFLETNLFNSGIRPAINAGLSVSRVGGSAQTKIIKKLGGSVRLALAQYRELAAFSQFASDLDEATRKQLEHGQRVTELMKQHQYSPMSVAEMALTLYAANEGHLDDVEVNKVLDFERALHDYMRSEHSDLLDKINQTGDYNDEIQNGLKSGLEKFKATQSW; encoded by the coding sequence ATGCAGCAACTGAATCCTTCCGAGATCAGCGACATCATCAAGCAGCGAATTGAGAAGCTTGACGTCGCATCTGAAGCCCGCAATCAGGGCACCATCGTTAGCGTTTCCGACGGTATCGTGAAAGTTCACGGCCTCGCAGACGCAATGTTTGGTGAAATGATCGAATTTCCCAACAGCGTTTTTGGCATGGTACTCAACCTGGAGCGTGACTCCGTGGGTGCCGTGGTGCTGGGTGACTACCTGTTGCTTGAAGAGGGCATGACCGCCAAGTGTACCGGTCGTATCCTTGAAGTACCGGTAGGCCCTGAGCTGATTGGTCGCGTTGTCGATGCGTTGGGTAACCCCATCGACGGCAAGGGTGATATCGACGCTAAACTGACCGACGCCGTTGAAAAAGTGGCGCCCGGTGTTATCACCCGTCAGTCCGTTGACGAGCCGATTCAAACCGGCTTGAAGTCGATTGACTCCATGGTGCCGATCGGCCGTGGTCAGCGTGAGCTGATCATCGGTGACCGCCAGATCGGTAAATCCGCCATTGCCATTGATGCGATCATCAACCAGAAAGGCAAGGGCGTGACCTGTGTCTACGTGGCCATTGGTCAGAAGCAATCGACCATTGCCAACGTGGTACGCAAGCTCGAAGAACACGGCGCGATGGAACATACCATCATCGTCGCCGCTGGCGCTGCCGACCCGGCACCCATGCAGTTCCTGGCGGCCTACTCCGGCTGCACCATGGGCGAATACTTCCGTGACCGCGGCGAAGACGCACTCATCGTCTATGACGATTTGTCTAAGCAGGCCGTTGCCTATCGTCAGGTATCGTTGCTGCTGCGCCGTCCGCCCGGCCGTGAAGCCTATCCGGGTGACGTCTTCTATCTTCACTCGCGTCTGCTGGAGCGGGCTGCACGGGTTAACGTCGACTACGTTGAGAAGTTCACCAACGGTGAAGTGAAAGGCAAAACCGGTTCATTGACCGCGCTGCCGATCATCGAAACCCAGGGTGGTGACGTGTCCGCGTTCGTTCCGACCAACGTGATCTCGATCACCGACGGTCAGATCTTCCTCGAGACCAACCTGTTTAACTCGGGTATTCGTCCGGCGATCAACGCGGGTCTATCAGTATCGCGTGTCGGTGGTTCGGCGCAGACCAAGATCATCAAGAAGCTTGGCGGTAGCGTCCGTCTAGCCTTGGCGCAGTATCGCGAACTGGCGGCGTTTTCGCAGTTTGCCTCTGACCTGGACGAAGCCACGCGCAAGCAGCTTGAGCATGGTCAGCGCGTCACCGAGTTGATGAAGCAACACCAATACTCGCCGATGTCGGTAGCCGAAATGGCGCTTACGCTTTACGCCGCCAATGAAGGTCACCTGGATGATGTCGAAGTCAACAAAGTGCTGGACTTCGAGCGTGCGCTGCACGACTACATGAGGTCTGAGCACAGCGACTTGCTCGACAAGATCAACCAGACTGGCGACTACAACGACGAGATTCAAAACGGCTTGAAGTCGGGTCTCGAGAAGTTCAAGGCGACTCAGAGCTGGTAA
- a CDS encoding F0F1 ATP synthase subunit delta has product MAELLTVARPYAKAAFEYARDHEALDNWSNALASLSLAVTDSDVHRLLGNPKLATEQKAELLASVLPDGDDAIRRFLDTLAGEGRLNALPYIADQFERLRAEYEERVEVTVISAYKLDSKQKTKLSNALKKRLNRKISITTQVDKTLIGGVILRAGDTVIDGSVRGRLNRLSEALTA; this is encoded by the coding sequence ATGGCGGAATTACTGACCGTCGCTCGTCCTTACGCTAAGGCGGCGTTTGAATACGCGCGCGATCATGAGGCGCTGGATAACTGGTCGAATGCGCTTGCATCCTTGAGCCTAGCCGTTACTGACAGTGACGTGCATCGCCTGCTGGGTAACCCGAAACTGGCAACTGAACAGAAAGCAGAACTGCTGGCGAGTGTGTTGCCCGATGGTGACGACGCTATACGGCGGTTTCTGGACACCCTGGCAGGCGAAGGTCGTCTCAATGCGCTGCCATACATCGCTGATCAGTTCGAGCGCCTGCGCGCTGAATATGAGGAGCGGGTAGAGGTGACGGTGATATCGGCCTACAAGCTTGATAGCAAGCAGAAAACCAAGCTTTCTAACGCGCTCAAGAAACGTCTGAATCGCAAAATCTCCATTACTACTCAGGTGGATAAAACGCTTATTGGCGGCGTTATTCTACGTGCTGGCGATACCGTCATTGACGGGTCGGTACGTGGACGATTGAACCGCCTTTCCGAAGCGTTAACCGCTTGA